A section of the Hemitrygon akajei chromosome 8, sHemAka1.3, whole genome shotgun sequence genome encodes:
- the tspo gene encoding translocator protein, whose translation MAPVWAQIAGFATVPHVGGFLGWYVTRSQVSTWYEGLKKPSWCPPNKAFPVAWTALYTGMGYASYLVWKEQGGFTREALVPLGLYGVQLALNWTWTPVFFGAHRLKLALANILCLHGAVIATMVSWYPINRTATLLMAPYLAWLTLASSLTYCIWRDNPGKKNE comes from the exons ATGGCACCTGTATGGGCTCAGATTGCTGGATTTGCCACAGTTCCTCATGTTGGGGGATTCTTGGGATGGTATGTTACAAGATCACAAGTCTCTACGTGGTACGAGGGCCTGAAGAAGCCATCATGGTGCCCACCCAATAAGGCGTTCCCTGTAGCATGGACTGCATTGTACACAGGAATGGG CTATGCTTCGTACCTGGTGTGGAAAGAACAAGGAGGTTTCACACGTgaagcacttgtcccgcttggcCTCTATGGGGTTCAGCTGGCTTTAAATTGGACCTGGACTCCAGTATTTTTTGGCGCACACAGACTAAAGCTG GCTTTGGCCAATATTCTTTGTCTGCACGGAGCTGTAATAGCGACAATGGTTTCCTGGTATCCCATCAACAGGACAGCCACGTTACTCATGGCACCATATCTTGCCTGGCTGACACTTGCCTCATCTCTTACCTACTGTATCTGGAGGGACAACCCTGGAAAGAAAAATGAGTGA